The sequence GCGTGCTGACGTTCTTGAGCGACTTCTCGCCGGGGACGCCGACCGGACCGCAGTACGCCGAGGGCGCGCAGCTCGAGCACGAAGGCGCCGCCGCGCTGGCGCGGTATCGCGACTTCGTCGACCGGTCCGTCAACCCGCTGAACGACGCGCTGCGCGCCGCCGGCGTTGCGGCGCTCGACCTGAACGCGCTCCCGCCGAAGACGAAGCCCGACCCGAACGCCGACGAGCACGCGCGGCGCGGCGAGGGCAGCGAGTGACGAGGCGCGCGATCGCTAGCCGGTGACGATGCCGCGCTTCACGCACTCGCGCAGCAGCGCGTGACGGTCGCCGACCTCGAACGCGCTCAGGATGCGCGACACGGTGTTGCGGACGGTCTGTTTCGAGCGGTTGCGCAGAAGCGCGATCTCCGCGGTGGACTTTCCTTCGCAAAGAAGCTGCAGCACCGCCCGCTCGGTGCGCGAGAGCGCGCCGACGACCGGGTCGCCGTCCGGCGCGTTGTGCCGGCGAGCGCGCTGCCGCAGCGGTGAGTGTGCGGACAGCTTCTTCAGCACGCGCTCGGCGTACTCGAGCAGATACGTCTGGCCGGTTAGCTCGCCCAGCCGCAGCGCCGCGTGCAGCGCGCGCCGCTCGTAGCCGCAGCGGTGAAAGATCTGAAACGCTTCGCGGTAGCGGTGGTGCGCGGTCTGGTGATCGCCCGCGGCGTCGGCGACGACCGCCTCGGCGTACAGCCGCGCCCCGACCGGGCGCGGATCGTCGTGCAGCGAGGACATCGCGTCCGCCGGCGGGAGCGCGTCGTACTGCTTGAGCAACGCCCGCGCGCCGAGGACGTCACCGCTCCACGCGAGCTCGATCGCGAGCGCGGCCGGAACTTCACGTTCGTTTCCGTCCGCGCCGCTGAGGTCGAGCCCGCTCAGCGCGTTGTGAATTTGAACGACCAGGTCGTAGTGCGCGTGGCGCTCGTCGACGTTGCGCAACACGGTCGCGCGGCGGCACATCGCGAGGAGGCGCATGATCTCGGTCGGCGCGGCCGTCTCCGCTTCACGCGCCCTGCGCAGCGCGTCCCGCGCGCGGCCGTTCACTTCGTCCATCATCGAAGCGGCGAAGGCGACGAGGAACAGCGGGCCGGCGAGCCCGCCGGCGCTCCCGTCGAACCGCTCGGCACGCTGCTCGACCAGCATGAAGGCCGCGCGATCGAGTCGCTCGGCGGCGAGCATTGCCAATCCCTGCAGCGAGTTCGCTTCGAGGAAACGGTCGTAGTGCCGGCACCCGTCGAGCCGCAGCAGCGCGCCCTGAAAGTGCCGC is a genomic window of Candidatus Eremiobacterota bacterium containing:
- a CDS encoding response regulator transcription factor, with protein sequence MRAWFAGDFDGCLARCDRVRPSDVDMVSQLALLRARALLRLGRADDAIGAVRSVFIAHGTLDASLTARMLLGTAYVRRGDNRTGLHMLEHAYAGAGGAHPTVRSEIALNIALAYYGLRELDGADRALDRVSPDADIVHARALEYRAWIALARSDFAGAMRHFQGALLRLDGCRHYDRFLEANSLQGLAMLAAERLDRAAFMLVEQRAERFDGSAGGLAGPLFLVAFAASMMDEVNGRARDALRRAREAETAAPTEIMRLLAMCRRATVLRNVDERHAHYDLVVQIHNALSGLDLSGADGNEREVPAALAIELAWSGDVLGARALLKQYDALPPADAMSSLHDDPRPVGARLYAEAVVADAAGDHQTAHHRYREAFQIFHRCGYERRALHAALRLGELTGQTYLLEYAERVLKKLSAHSPLRQRARRHNAPDGDPVVGALSRTERAVLQLLCEGKSTAEIALLRNRSKQTVRNTVSRILSAFEVGDRHALLRECVKRGIVTG